The nucleotide window GTAAGGTGTAAAATTTTACTGTGCTTAAACCAGATTTTTTAGCCTCTTCAATAAGAGTTTTAACTAGTAAAGTCCCTATCCCTAGTGTTCTGTAATTTCTATGTACAACTAATGAGAACTCCCCATCCTTATGTAGCGATGCTTCTCCAACTACTTTTCCATCTACTTCTGCCAAAAACGTAACGTGGTCCTCGTTAGACGCTATTTTCTTTGCGTCTTCTTCAGTTATTCTATAAAGGTGGAAGAATCTTAAATATAGATCCTCATCGCTCAAAGAATTATATAGCTGATAAATTTTCTCCCAATCCTCTTTAGTAGCCTTCCTTATC belongs to Saccharolobus solfataricus and includes:
- a CDS encoding GNAT family N-acetyltransferase, producing MNDQIKIRKATKEDWEKIYQLYNSLSDEDLYLRFFHLYRITEEDAKKIASNEDHVTFLAEVDGKVVGEASLHKDGEFSLVVHRNYRTLGIGTLLVKTLIEEAKKSGLSTVKFYTLPENTPMIKIGRKLGFKMRFYEDEVYGEMRLTERELNVNLATFSAP